The following are encoded in a window of Pseudofrancisella aestuarii genomic DNA:
- a CDS encoding glycoside hydrolase family 3 protein has protein sequence MPNSIRNKIGQLIMLDFRYWGEDSNNQPLPFTKTNDMVNKVFKDYNLGGFILFRENIQDNQQTISLLRELQANTITPLFFATDQEGGRVNRLQQGTSGCGNMALAATNNPSNAYTMGKLIGDELYSLGININFAPAVDVNSNKNNPIIGVRSYSDNPEIVTNYAKNAIDGYHDAKIISCIKHFPGHGDTATDSHLGNVILDKALNELESIELLPFSKLASDCDMVMTAHISVPKLDDTQYKSISTNENIYVPTTLSYKIISKLLKQQMGFDGLVVSDAMDMHAIAKHFGTIEASKLAILAGLDILLMPVRVWSENDIYKLEELFFKLEKEYIENSTFAIAVDRAYSSIISFKEKHKLDKSLIFKLSESEQLKLANQIVSCARHQQISLDITKQSTTLVKNSGIIPCNLNKLKNILIIDIDNQRLADFNNELQKIILKNNSNANIICENIDNENIENNIKNADVILLISANLREYSYEYSYLTSIRSEKTINIAALAPYDINYIDNVKNYICIYGATSIDQTNYTKTSLKINIRAALENIFNNKKFTGQLPVKI, from the coding sequence ATGCCAAATTCTATACGAAATAAAATTGGTCAACTTATAATGCTGGACTTTCGCTATTGGGGAGAAGATTCAAATAATCAGCCTTTACCTTTTACAAAAACTAATGATATGGTCAATAAAGTTTTTAAAGATTATAATTTGGGTGGATTTATTCTTTTTAGAGAAAATATTCAAGATAATCAACAAACTATTTCTCTATTAAGAGAGCTTCAAGCTAATACAATTACACCACTATTTTTTGCAACAGATCAAGAAGGTGGTCGAGTAAATCGTCTTCAACAAGGTACTAGCGGATGTGGTAATATGGCTCTAGCTGCAACAAATAATCCTAGCAATGCCTATACCATGGGCAAACTAATTGGTGACGAATTATACTCTTTAGGTATAAATATTAATTTTGCTCCAGCTGTAGATGTTAATTCTAACAAAAATAATCCTATTATTGGTGTGAGATCATATTCTGATAATCCAGAAATAGTTACTAATTATGCTAAAAATGCTATAGATGGTTACCATGATGCTAAGATCATAAGCTGTATAAAACACTTCCCTGGCCATGGTGACACTGCAACAGATAGTCATTTAGGTAATGTAATCTTAGATAAAGCCTTAAATGAATTAGAATCCATAGAGTTATTACCTTTTAGTAAGCTTGCTAGTGATTGCGATATGGTAATGACTGCACATATTAGTGTTCCTAAATTAGATGATACACAATACAAATCCATATCAACTAATGAAAATATCTATGTCCCCACAACCCTCTCTTACAAAATAATATCTAAACTGCTTAAACAACAAATGGGATTTGATGGACTAGTGGTGTCAGATGCTATGGATATGCATGCTATAGCTAAACATTTTGGAACTATAGAGGCATCTAAATTAGCTATCTTAGCTGGTCTAGATATTCTATTAATGCCTGTTCGCGTATGGTCTGAAAATGATATCTATAAGTTAGAAGAACTTTTCTTTAAGCTAGAAAAAGAGTATATAGAAAACTCTACTTTTGCGATTGCAGTGGATAGAGCTTATAGCAGTATCATTAGTTTTAAAGAAAAACATAAACTTGATAAAAGTTTAATATTTAAATTATCTGAAAGTGAGCAGTTGAAACTTGCTAATCAAATTGTTAGCTGTGCTAGGCATCAACAAATATCTTTAGATATAACGAAACAAAGTACAACTTTAGTAAAAAATTCAGGAATTATTCCATGTAATCTTAATAAGCTAAAGAATATCTTAATTATAGATATAGATAATCAGCGTTTAGCAGACTTCAATAATGAATTACAAAAGATAATACTAAAGAATAACTCAAATGCTAATATTATCTGTGAAAACATTGATAATGAAAATATTGAAAATAATATTAAAAATGCTGATGTCATTTTGCTAATCTCAGCAAATCTGCGTGAGTATAGTTATGAATATAGTTACCTAACGTCTATCAGATCAGAAAAAACTATAAACATAGCTGCTCTTGCTCCATATGATATCAACTATATTGATAATGTTAAAAATTATATCTGCATATACGGAGCAACTTCTATAGATCAAACGAATTATACAAAAACATCACTAAAAATTAATATTCGAGCTGCATTAGAAAACATTTTTAACAATAAAAAGTTTACAGGACAATTACCTGTAAAGATTTAA
- a CDS encoding 3-hydroxybutyrate dehydrogenase — translation MSNVKNKVVLITGAASGLGLGMAKEFAKQGAKVVIADLDLEKSKQVAEEIAKENKVETLAVQMNVVDEAQVKEGVDETVKKFGRIDTVINNAGIQIISPIVDFSVSSWKKLFDIHMTGTLLVTQAAMRHMIELKTGGRIIVVGSVHSVLASKNKAAYVAAKHAQVGFVRALAKEGAEHNISSNLIGPGFVMTPLVEKQIPEQAKELNISEEEVVKNIMLGGTVDGEFTTVQDIADTAIFLAGFKTNALTGQKILVSHGWGM, via the coding sequence ATGTCTAATGTTAAGAATAAAGTTGTTTTGATTACAGGTGCTGCTTCTGGTCTTGGTTTAGGAATGGCTAAAGAGTTTGCCAAACAAGGTGCCAAAGTTGTAATAGCTGATTTAGATTTAGAAAAGTCTAAGCAGGTAGCAGAAGAAATTGCTAAAGAGAATAAGGTTGAAACTTTAGCAGTACAAATGAATGTTGTTGATGAAGCTCAAGTTAAAGAAGGAGTCGATGAAACTGTTAAAAAATTTGGCCGCATCGATACTGTTATTAATAATGCAGGTATTCAGATAATCTCACCTATTGTTGATTTTAGTGTATCTTCTTGGAAAAAATTATTTGATATTCATATGACTGGTACTTTATTGGTAACTCAAGCAGCTATGAGACATATGATTGAACTAAAAACTGGCGGTAGAATCATAGTTGTAGGCTCTGTACATTCAGTCCTTGCTTCAAAAAATAAAGCCGCTTACGTTGCAGCTAAACATGCACAAGTTGGTTTTGTAAGAGCTCTAGCAAAAGAAGGTGCTGAACATAATATCTCATCGAACTTGATTGGACCAGGTTTTGTAATGACTCCTTTAGTAGAAAAGCAAATTCCAGAACAAGCCAAAGAGCTAAACATCTCTGAAGAAGAAGTTGTAAAAAATATTATGCTTGGAGGCACTGTTGATGGTGAGTTCACCACAGTTCAAGATATTGCTGATACTGCTATATTTTTAGCGGGATTCAAAACAAATGCTCTAACAGGCCAGAAAATTTTGGTAAGTCATGGTTGGGGCATGTAA
- a CDS encoding FUSC family protein — MIRKPIFVLEGIKITTFCIISAAVFTFLGLDHHSLLILFNMSVMFTVATFSPSKKPLSLLIEGAGVIIVSTLVGGIISFYLPELSGLITICYGTLAFLIPRFKNQSNIFIIGALVFSISVAFPFDLYKASILALCSIILIIIFLLTYWIFDKHIIYRSRTYYKKVYNSQRYTLSLICFSSLVIATFITSYLKHFNEVGHLYWINITILAILQSSSEGMIRKTAITRIVVNAIGAFIIIFLMSFIMPDIFWINFIFLSLLLFGIFAIGYSFSTRTLLIEMFVLSLTHLLGQYHHILSIDRILLTMIGGSLVIITGFIVTRFTKNNDKETIEHQTFSV; from the coding sequence GTGATTAGAAAGCCTATATTTGTTTTAGAGGGAATTAAAATAACAACTTTTTGTATTATTAGTGCAGCAGTTTTTACTTTTCTAGGGTTAGACCATCATTCTTTATTAATATTATTTAATATGTCTGTTATGTTTACAGTTGCTACATTTTCACCTAGTAAAAAACCATTGTCACTACTTATTGAAGGAGCTGGAGTTATAATAGTTTCAACATTGGTTGGAGGAATAATAAGCTTTTACCTACCAGAGCTATCTGGTTTAATTACTATTTGTTATGGCACTTTAGCCTTCTTAATTCCTAGATTTAAAAATCAGTCTAATATATTTATTATTGGCGCATTAGTGTTTTCTATTTCTGTAGCATTCCCTTTTGATTTATATAAAGCTTCTATACTTGCTCTATGCTCTATCATATTAATTATTATATTTTTACTAACTTATTGGATATTTGATAAACACATTATTTATAGATCAAGAACTTACTATAAAAAAGTATATAACTCACAACGATATACTTTGTCATTAATATGCTTTAGCTCACTTGTAATAGCAACATTTATAACTTCTTACCTAAAACATTTTAATGAAGTAGGGCATTTGTATTGGATTAATATTACAATTTTAGCTATATTGCAAAGCTCTTCAGAAGGTATGATACGTAAAACTGCAATAACTAGAATAGTTGTTAATGCTATAGGTGCTTTTATTATTATTTTCTTAATGTCTTTTATAATGCCTGACATTTTTTGGATTAATTTCATATTTTTATCTTTACTTTTATTTGGAATATTTGCAATAGGGTATTCTTTCTCGACTAGGACTCTTTTAATTGAAATGTTTGTGTTATCACTTACGCACTTATTGGGTCAATATCACCATATATTATCTATAGATAGAATTTTATTAACTATGATAGGTGGAAGCTTAGTTATAATTACAGGATTTATTGTTACTAGGTTTACAAAGAATAATGATAAAGAAACGATAGAGCATCAAACTTTCTCAGTTTAA
- a CDS encoding AI-2E family transporter, with amino-acid sequence MYILKMDYSTIKKLGIILAVGSLAVWILYPFVYAFLFAGLLAIMLFPIQQKLEKHIGKGKSSFLLVMAILLCVFIPLFLIVSYAISEAIIYVKNIESLSQFFNSLEEHLSKIPYIGDYAKDQLHKFVTSVQKDKAKIASHLDTLLPTVKYVGSTGISLATNFIITLLLVYQFLVSSTALEKFFDKVVLKDFEDGNKFLKTTVNTTRRVSLAVLTTASLTGIIMGIVYFALGIPSPILFAFITALGAMIPFMVTIVYVFLSIGVFVLFGLTKAIILLVIGFTLNMITDNVISPKIINKEMKLSFVASLLGIMGGIEAFGIIGIFLGPVIFNVVFVGIQKAMSESEKI; translated from the coding sequence ATATATATTTTAAAAATGGATTATTCCACTATTAAAAAGTTAGGTATTATTCTTGCCGTAGGTTCTTTAGCTGTTTGGATTTTATATCCATTTGTCTATGCATTTTTATTTGCTGGACTATTAGCAATAATGCTTTTTCCCATTCAACAAAAGCTTGAAAAACATATAGGAAAAGGAAAAAGTAGTTTTCTACTAGTTATGGCTATACTTTTATGTGTATTTATTCCATTATTCCTAATAGTTTCTTATGCAATAAGTGAAGCTATTATTTATGTGAAAAATATAGAGTCATTATCTCAATTTTTTAATAGCTTAGAAGAGCATTTAAGTAAAATTCCTTATATAGGCGATTATGCTAAAGATCAGTTACATAAATTTGTTACTTCTGTTCAGAAAGATAAAGCTAAAATAGCCTCACACTTAGACACCCTTCTACCAACTGTTAAATATGTTGGATCAACAGGAATAAGTTTGGCAACTAATTTTATTATTACCCTACTGTTGGTATATCAGTTTTTAGTAAGTAGTACGGCTCTAGAAAAATTCTTTGATAAAGTTGTTTTAAAAGATTTTGAAGATGGGAATAAGTTTTTAAAAACTACTGTTAATACAACAAGAAGAGTTAGTTTAGCTGTTTTAACTACAGCCTCATTAACTGGTATTATTATGGGTATAGTTTATTTTGCTTTAGGAATTCCAAGTCCTATATTATTTGCTTTTATTACAGCTTTAGGAGCTATGATACCTTTCATGGTGACAATAGTTTATGTTTTCTTAAGCATCGGTGTATTTGTATTATTTGGATTAACAAAAGCTATAATACTTCTAGTGATAGGTTTTACTCTAAATATGATTACAGATAATGTTATTTCACCTAAGATTATTAATAAAGAAATGAAGCTCAGCTTTGTAGCATCTTTACTAGGAATCATGGGGGGTATAGAGGCTTTTGGAATTATTGGAATATTTTTAGGACCAGTTATATTTAATGTAGTATTTGTAGGTATTCAAAAAGCTATGAGTGAGAGTGAAAAGATTTAA
- a CDS encoding SDR family oxidoreductase has protein sequence MDKKEKNILVTGSNRGIGLGFVEYYLRKGYNVIATCRNTKQADNLQKLKSNYENNLFIESLDVSDPLEQQKLYDKYKDITLDILINNAGVYPEHHEKISISKTDPNWIEEAFKVNCLGAFYLIHYFKESLQKSLNPKVINMASQAGSIEQTKAGFGYSYRISKAALNMLTKTFASECPEIITISLRPGWVKTQMGGEKATLEIDDSISNMATLIDRLKSEDSGKFLDAMGNIEKW, from the coding sequence ATGGATAAGAAAGAAAAAAATATTTTAGTTACAGGGTCAAATAGAGGTATAGGATTAGGATTTGTTGAATACTATTTAAGAAAGGGATATAACGTAATAGCTACTTGTAGAAATACTAAACAGGCTGATAACTTACAAAAACTTAAATCCAATTATGAAAATAACTTATTCATAGAAAGTTTAGATGTTTCTGATCCTCTCGAGCAACAAAAGCTATATGATAAATATAAAGATATAACTTTGGATATACTAATAAATAATGCTGGAGTTTATCCTGAACATCATGAAAAAATTAGTATCTCAAAAACAGATCCAAATTGGATTGAAGAAGCTTTTAAAGTTAACTGCTTAGGAGCTTTTTATTTAATTCATTATTTTAAGGAAAGTCTTCAAAAATCTTTAAATCCAAAAGTTATAAATATGGCTAGTCAAGCTGGATCTATTGAACAAACAAAAGCTGGATTTGGTTATTCATATCGTATATCTAAAGCTGCTTTGAATATGCTTACGAAAACATTTGCATCAGAGTGCCCAGAGATTATTACTATTAGCCTACGTCCTGGTTGGGTTAAAACTCAAATGGGTGGAGAGAAAGCAACATTAGAAATAGATGATAGCATATCTAATATGGCAACTCTTATAGACAGACTTAAATCTGAAGATTCTGGAAAATTTTTAGATGCTATGGGTAATATAGAAAAGTGGTAG
- a CDS encoding deiodinase-like protein gives MSNYNYDNFSSDKYNFEISQGLKVGDTAIDVKLETTDGEYRNLLDFNGEYLVLEMGSITCPLFQGRRDSMSKIANDFKNISFAVLYVREAHPGSNIKSHESYNDKKKCAIELRSSEKEQRIIFIDNIEGDAHKIYGSMPNAVFILNKKREIVFKLDWNNPILVRKAIKALMNNKEISTEDFFYPVKPTVVKRVLKKAGKGSAKDFFSSLPILIWKNLIKRNLRSLFRRK, from the coding sequence ATGAGTAATTATAATTATGATAATTTTTCATCAGATAAATATAACTTTGAAATATCACAAGGCCTAAAAGTAGGAGATACAGCTATAGATGTAAAACTAGAGACTACTGATGGAGAGTATAGAAACCTTCTTGATTTTAATGGAGAATATTTAGTTCTCGAAATGGGAAGTATCACATGCCCATTATTTCAGGGAAGAAGGGACTCTATGTCAAAGATAGCTAATGATTTTAAAAATATATCTTTTGCAGTCTTGTATGTTAGAGAAGCACATCCTGGTTCAAATATCAAAAGCCATGAAAGTTATAATGATAAGAAAAAATGTGCTATTGAGCTTAGAAGTTCTGAAAAAGAACAAAGAATAATCTTTATAGATAATATAGAAGGCGATGCACATAAAATATATGGAAGTATGCCTAATGCTGTATTTATTCTTAATAAGAAAAGAGAAATTGTTTTTAAATTAGACTGGAATAATCCTATTTTAGTTAGGAAAGCTATAAAAGCTTTAATGAATAATAAAGAAATAAGCACAGAAGATTTCTTCTATCCAGTAAAGCCTACCGTCGTTAAAAGAGTATTAAAAAAAGCAGGTAAAGGCTCTGCGAAAGATTTTTTCTCAAGTTTACCTATTTTAATTTGGAAAAATTTAATTAAGAGAAATCTACGATCACTATTTCGTAGAAAGTAA
- the sucD gene encoding succinate--CoA ligase subunit alpha: MSVLIDKNTKVLVQGFTGKNGTFHSEQAIAYGTNVVGGVTPGKGGTTHLDRPVFNTMEEAVKATGADASVIYVPAPFVKDSAIEAIDSGVKLVVIITEGVPTLDMLVVKEYLKGKDVRVVGPNCPGVITPGQCKIGIMPGHIHQPGKVGIISRSGTLTYEAVAQTTKLGFGQSTCIGIGGDPIPGMNQIEALELLQNDPQTEAIILIGEIGGTAEEEAAEYIKHNVTKPVIGYIAGVTAPPGKRMGHAGAIISGGKGTAEEKFAAFEAAGIAYTRSPAEIGKKLKEVTGW, from the coding sequence ATGAGCGTATTAATTGATAAAAACACAAAAGTTTTAGTACAAGGTTTTACTGGTAAAAATGGTACTTTCCATTCAGAGCAAGCTATTGCTTATGGAACAAATGTTGTTGGTGGTGTAACTCCTGGTAAAGGTGGTACTACACATTTAGATAGACCAGTTTTTAACACAATGGAAGAAGCTGTAAAAGCTACTGGTGCTGATGCATCTGTTATATATGTACCAGCTCCATTTGTAAAAGATTCTGCAATTGAAGCAATTGACTCTGGTGTTAAGCTAGTTGTTATTATCACTGAAGGTGTTCCAACTCTAGACATGCTAGTAGTTAAAGAATACTTAAAAGGTAAAGATGTAAGAGTTGTTGGACCAAACTGCCCTGGTGTTATAACTCCAGGTCAATGTAAGATTGGTATTATGCCTGGTCATATTCACCAACCTGGTAAAGTTGGTATCATATCTCGTTCTGGTACTTTAACTTATGAAGCAGTTGCTCAAACAACTAAGCTTGGTTTTGGCCAATCTACTTGTATCGGTATAGGTGGAGATCCAATCCCTGGTATGAATCAAATTGAAGCTTTAGAACTTCTTCAAAATGATCCTCAAACAGAAGCTATTATTCTAATTGGTGAAATCGGTGGTACTGCTGAAGAAGAAGCTGCTGAATATATCAAGCACAATGTTACTAAGCCAGTTATCGGTTATATCGCTGGTGTTACAGCTCCTCCAGGAAAGCGTATGGGTCATGCTGGTGCTATTATCTCTGGTGGTAAAGGTACAGCTGAAGAAAAATTTGCTGCTTTTGAAGCTGCTGGTATCGCTTATACTAGATCACCTGCTGAAATTGGTAAAAAGCTTAAAGAAGTTACTGGTTGGTAA
- the sucC gene encoding ADP-forming succinate--CoA ligase subunit beta codes for MNLHEYQAKDLLESYGLKVQKGIVAHNPNEAAQAFDQIGGKFAVVKAQVHAGGRGKAGGVKVVKSSQEAREVAEKLIGTNLVTFQTDADGQPVNSVGVFEDVYPVSRELYLGAVVDRSSRKVTFMASSEGGVDIEEVAHNTPEKILKVEVDPLVGLQPFQAREVAFKLGLEGKQINDFTKTMLGAYKAFIECDFALFEINPLAVRENGDIVCVDGKINLDSNALYRHPKLLALRDKSQENAKELKASEHELNYVALEGNIGCMVNGAGLAMATMDIIQLYGGKPANFLDVGGGATKARVIEAFKLILDDENVKAVLINIFGGIVRCDMIAEAIIEAVKEVNVTVPVVVRLEGNNAELGSKILSESGLKLIPADGLADAADKVVKSLA; via the coding sequence ATGAATTTACATGAATATCAAGCTAAGGATCTTTTAGAAAGTTATGGTCTAAAAGTTCAAAAAGGTATTGTAGCTCATAATCCTAACGAAGCTGCACAAGCATTTGACCAAATAGGCGGAAAATTTGCAGTTGTTAAAGCTCAAGTGCATGCTGGTGGACGTGGTAAAGCTGGTGGTGTTAAAGTTGTAAAATCATCTCAAGAAGCACGTGAAGTTGCTGAGAAGCTTATTGGCACAAATTTAGTTACATTCCAAACAGATGCTGATGGTCAACCTGTAAATTCAGTAGGTGTTTTTGAAGATGTTTATCCTGTTTCTCGTGAATTATACTTAGGAGCAGTTGTTGATAGATCTAGCCGTAAAGTAACATTCATGGCTTCATCTGAAGGTGGTGTAGATATTGAAGAAGTTGCACATAATACTCCTGAGAAGATTTTAAAAGTAGAAGTAGATCCTTTAGTTGGTCTTCAACCATTCCAAGCACGTGAAGTTGCTTTTAAACTTGGTTTGGAAGGTAAACAAATAAATGACTTCACAAAAACTATGTTAGGTGCATATAAAGCATTTATAGAATGTGACTTTGCTTTATTTGAAATCAACCCTCTTGCTGTTAGAGAAAATGGTGATATCGTTTGTGTTGATGGAAAAATCAATCTTGATTCAAATGCTCTTTATAGACATCCTAAATTATTAGCTTTAAGAGACAAGTCTCAAGAGAATGCTAAAGAGCTTAAAGCTTCTGAACATGAGCTAAACTATGTTGCTCTTGAAGGCAATATTGGTTGTATGGTAAATGGTGCTGGTCTTGCAATGGCTACTATGGATATCATTCAGCTTTATGGTGGAAAACCTGCAAACTTCCTAGATGTTGGTGGTGGTGCTACTAAAGCTAGAGTAATAGAAGCATTCAAACTAATTTTAGATGATGAAAATGTAAAAGCGGTTTTGATTAATATTTTTGGTGGTATTGTTCGTTGTGACATGATTGCAGAAGCAATTATTGAAGCTGTTAAAGAAGTAAATGTAACTGTACCAGTTGTTGTTCGTTTAGAAGGAAACAATGCTGAATTAGGTTCTAAAATACTATCTGAATCTGGCTTGAAATTAATTCCTGCTGATGGTTTGGCTGATGCAGCTGACAAAGTTGTAAAATCATTAGCTTAA
- a CDS encoding TIGR03546 family protein, which produces MMKKIYNKLMSTIFSQTTPAQLLLVSILGFVFGFIPGFSYAPLLFILTIFLVLILRVNIGIFIIIALIAKALSFMIEGLSFGVGTFLIDGFAQPLFKKIVNTPVLAYAGFDYYLVTGAFVVSIILGVVVGLILAKIYKGFVSKMAKLQAENGLYTKITSKLSTKIASKILLGKNISKVDWQKMAKKRFLQPFRILGVTLVAIIVALIYMSPKLLETTLVSNIIKQQLSKANGATVDYKSINLDFSEAKLEIAGLGAANPSDLHEDRFYAESVSASLNMTGILTKHLVLDNVKLDGVKLNKERSSKGELYGEKTQAINPAVDENINNVKTISGDVNKLQQLNLDNYLNNAKTASKVAKGIKQGAEVLSNFKPSPKTTAKEQQNVAKEEAKTYGYANVRAESLETKKPMLTILNTYINNYEDFGNIFNVYLGNISTNPTLLGEPTTIKINTAKNDDINANVTISNKADTANNVEFKFKNLGNNLVKGLDIQNLKLNAKNASISGKGSWNFESGKNISFNIPLVVNLDGVTADFNGFDQKLQNLQLNALLSGDLNNTNFSIDKSSIDNILKSVNVQDVANNIIEKTGADEKTKQLIKNTKINGKSISEMNANDAQHLLNTQVNGKAVKDLNANDVKNIASGFGINI; this is translated from the coding sequence ATGATGAAAAAAATATATAACAAATTAATGTCAACTATCTTTAGTCAGACAACTCCTGCTCAATTGCTCTTAGTTTCTATATTGGGTTTTGTGTTTGGATTTATTCCTGGCTTTAGCTATGCACCACTATTATTTATTCTCACTATATTCTTAGTGTTGATCTTAAGAGTAAATATCGGAATATTTATAATAATTGCGCTAATAGCTAAGGCACTATCTTTTATGATAGAAGGACTTAGCTTTGGTGTAGGTACATTTTTAATAGATGGTTTTGCTCAACCATTATTTAAGAAAATAGTAAATACTCCTGTTTTAGCATATGCAGGATTTGACTATTATCTTGTGACTGGTGCTTTTGTCGTATCAATAATTTTAGGTGTTGTAGTAGGATTAATTCTTGCAAAAATTTATAAAGGCTTTGTTTCTAAAATGGCAAAGCTACAAGCAGAGAATGGATTGTATACTAAAATCACAAGTAAATTAAGTACTAAAATAGCTTCAAAAATACTTTTAGGAAAAAATATTTCTAAAGTAGACTGGCAAAAAATGGCAAAGAAAAGATTTTTGCAACCATTTAGAATTTTGGGAGTTACACTAGTAGCTATTATAGTTGCTTTAATATATATGTCCCCAAAACTATTAGAGACAACATTAGTTTCTAATATAATTAAACAACAGCTTTCTAAAGCTAATGGAGCAACTGTTGACTATAAATCAATAAACTTAGATTTTAGTGAGGCAAAATTAGAAATAGCTGGATTAGGTGCTGCAAACCCTAGTGATCTACATGAAGATAGATTCTATGCTGAATCTGTAAGTGCTAGCTTAAATATGACTGGAATTTTAACAAAACACCTAGTGTTAGATAACGTTAAATTAGATGGAGTTAAATTAAATAAAGAAAGAAGCTCGAAAGGTGAACTTTATGGTGAAAAAACTCAAGCTATAAATCCAGCTGTTGATGAGAATATCAATAATGTTAAAACAATATCAGGTGATGTGAATAAGTTACAACAGCTTAATTTAGATAATTATCTTAATAATGCAAAAACAGCAAGTAAAGTTGCAAAAGGTATAAAACAAGGTGCTGAAGTTTTAAGTAACTTTAAACCTTCACCAAAAACAACTGCTAAAGAACAACAAAATGTAGCAAAAGAAGAAGCTAAAACTTATGGATATGCTAACGTTAGAGCTGAAAGCTTAGAAACTAAAAAGCCGATGCTTACTATTTTAAATACATATATCAATAATTATGAAGATTTTGGTAATATCTTTAATGTTTATTTGGGGAATATATCAACTAACCCTACACTTCTAGGTGAGCCAACTACTATTAAAATTAATACTGCGAAGAATGATGACATAAATGCAAATGTTACAATTTCTAACAAAGCAGATACGGCTAATAATGTAGAGTTTAAATTCAAAAATCTTGGAAATAATCTTGTTAAAGGTTTAGATATTCAAAATTTAAAATTAAATGCTAAAAATGCAAGCATTAGTGGAAAAGGTAGTTGGAATTTTGAATCAGGTAAAAATATAAGCTTTAACATTCCTTTAGTTGTAAATTTAGATGGAGTAACTGCTGACTTTAATGGATTTGATCAAAAATTACAAAATTTACAATTAAATGCTTTGTTATCTGGAGATTTAAACAACACTAATTTTAGTATTGATAAGTCATCTATAGACAATATTTTAAAATCAGTAAATGTTCAAGATGTTGCTAATAATATTATTGAAAAAACTGGAGCTGATGAAAAAACTAAGCAACTTATAAAAAATACAAAAATAAATGGTAAATCTATATCAGAAATGAATGCTAATGATGCGCAACATTTATTAAATACTCAAGTAAATGGTAAGGCGGTAAAAGATTTAAATGCTAATGATGTTAAAAATATAGCATCTGGCTTTGGAATAAATATTTAA